In Pseudonocardia sp. C8, one genomic interval encodes:
- a CDS encoding ParA family protein, producing the protein MNPTRPEPQGRLDASADEPTPDPGRGTPRTSARAPEPAPLTVHGPARVIAVANQKGGVGKTTSTINLGAALAEYGRRVLLVDFDPQGALSVGLGVQPHQLESTIYNLLMERDADPDDVLQDTGVENMDLLPSNIDLSAAEVQLVTEVGREQALGRALKRFLPDYDVVLIDCQPSLGLLTINALACADEVLIPLACEFFSLRGVALLMDTIDKVTDRLNPDLRLLGVLATMFDTRTLHTKEVHDRVVEAFGEKVFDAVINRTIKFPETTVAGEPITSWAPTSHAADAYRMLAREVIAR; encoded by the coding sequence ATGAACCCGACGCGGCCCGAACCCCAGGGCCGGCTCGACGCCTCGGCCGACGAGCCGACGCCGGACCCGGGGCGAGGCACCCCCCGCACCAGCGCACGCGCCCCCGAGCCGGCGCCGCTGACCGTGCACGGCCCGGCCCGTGTGATCGCCGTGGCGAACCAGAAGGGCGGCGTCGGCAAGACGACGTCCACGATCAACCTCGGGGCGGCGCTCGCCGAGTATGGCCGCCGCGTCCTGCTCGTCGACTTCGACCCGCAGGGTGCGTTGTCGGTCGGGCTCGGCGTCCAGCCGCACCAGCTCGAGTCGACGATCTACAACCTCCTCATGGAGCGCGACGCCGACCCGGACGACGTGCTGCAGGACACCGGCGTCGAGAACATGGACCTGCTGCCGTCGAACATCGACCTGTCCGCCGCCGAGGTCCAGCTGGTCACCGAGGTCGGCCGGGAGCAGGCCCTCGGCCGGGCGCTGAAGCGGTTCCTGCCGGACTACGACGTCGTCCTCATCGACTGCCAGCCCTCGCTCGGCCTGCTCACGATCAACGCGCTGGCCTGCGCCGACGAGGTCCTCATCCCGCTGGCCTGCGAGTTCTTCTCGCTGCGCGGGGTGGCGCTGCTGATGGACACGATCGACAAGGTCACCGACCGGCTGAACCCGGACCTGCGGCTGCTCGGCGTGCTCGCCACCATGTTCGACACCCGCACGCTGCACACCAAGGAGGTCCACGACCGCGTCGTGGAGGCGTTCGGGGAGAAGGTGTTCGACGCCGTCATCAACCGGACGATCAAGTTCCCGGAGACCACGGTCGCCGGTGAGCCGATCACCTCGTGGGCGCCGACGTCGCACGCGGCGGACGCGTACCGGATGCTGGCCCGGGAGGTCATCGCCCGGTGA
- a CDS encoding type IV toxin-antitoxin system AbiEi family antitoxin domain-containing protein — protein sequence MDLTSLLRAQGGVVTTAQAERCGVAPRTLRRWVREGRWNTPYPGIYRDGSHRFGPRARIRAVALWGGESGTVAGPAAAWWYGLLDCAPAIVTLILPRTTSRRPRRGVCVRRRDLEAADRAVHDGIALTARPLTVLEAATAIPDGAAFLDRALQRRWVTFDAVYAAWCRACGATGSAQVRRLLVAAADRAASEAERRLVRLLRDAGIGGWELGYRFGPYELDLAFPAARVAVEFDGWAWHTDVARFRNDRRKGNELVLAGWTLLRVTWHDLETAPGRVLAQIRHALGNGR from the coding sequence ATGGACCTGACATCCCTGCTGCGGGCACAGGGGGGCGTCGTGACGACGGCGCAGGCCGAGCGCTGTGGTGTCGCCCCGCGCACCCTTCGCCGGTGGGTGCGGGAGGGCCGCTGGAACACCCCGTACCCCGGGATCTACAGGGACGGTTCCCACCGTTTCGGGCCTCGGGCCCGGATCCGCGCGGTCGCGCTGTGGGGCGGGGAGTCGGGGACGGTCGCGGGCCCGGCGGCCGCATGGTGGTACGGCCTGCTCGACTGCGCGCCCGCGATCGTCACCCTGATCCTTCCCCGGACGACCTCACGCCGACCGCGCCGAGGGGTGTGCGTGCGCCGACGAGACCTCGAGGCCGCCGACCGCGCCGTGCACGACGGCATCGCCCTGACCGCACGGCCGCTGACGGTCCTCGAAGCGGCCACGGCAATCCCGGACGGCGCCGCATTCCTGGACCGGGCCCTGCAGCGCCGGTGGGTCACCTTCGACGCCGTGTACGCCGCGTGGTGCCGGGCCTGCGGTGCCACCGGATCGGCACAGGTCCGTCGGCTGCTCGTGGCCGCGGCCGACCGGGCGGCGTCGGAAGCCGAGCGCCGGCTCGTGCGGTTGCTGCGCGATGCGGGGATCGGCGGCTGGGAGCTCGGGTACCGGTTCGGTCCCTACGAGCTCGACCTCGCCTTCCCCGCGGCCCGGGTCGCCGTGGAGTTCGACGGCTGGGCGTGGCACACCGACGTCGCACGGTTCCGCAACGACCGGCGCAAGGGCAATGAGCTGGTCCTCGCGGGGTGGACCCTCCTGCGGGTGACCTGGCACGACCTGGAGACGGCGCCCGGGCGCGTGCTCGCGCAGATCCGCCACGCCCTCGGCAACGGCCGGTGA
- a CDS encoding site-specific tyrosine recombinase XerD, which yields MPTPERVVEDYLGHLAVERGRAANTLRSYRLDLDRYTAHLASLGRPDLAAVTEADVAGFVTALRTGEKPLAASSAARALAAVRGLHRFAVQEGIVAADVAAGVAPPSLPSRLPTALSVDQVDQLLAGCVADSPTGLRDRALLELLYSTGARISEIVGADLDDLDQGARTVLLHGKGSKQRIVPVGRPALAAVDAYLVRARPALAARGAGNPALLLNARGARMSRQSAWHVLRSAAEASGLPPSTVASISPHTLRHCFATHLLSGGADVRVVQELLGHASVATTQIYTHVTVDTLREVYATAHPRARG from the coding sequence GTGCCCACCCCGGAACGGGTGGTCGAGGACTACCTCGGGCACCTCGCCGTCGAGCGCGGGCGGGCGGCGAACACGCTGCGCTCGTACCGGCTCGACCTGGACCGCTACACCGCCCACCTGGCCTCGCTCGGCCGTCCGGACCTGGCCGCCGTCACCGAGGCCGACGTCGCCGGGTTCGTGACCGCCCTGCGGACCGGGGAGAAGCCGCTCGCCGCGTCCTCGGCCGCGCGGGCGCTCGCCGCGGTCCGCGGGCTGCACCGGTTCGCCGTGCAGGAGGGCATCGTGGCGGCCGACGTCGCCGCCGGGGTGGCGCCGCCGTCGCTGCCGTCGCGGCTGCCCACGGCGCTGTCGGTGGACCAGGTGGACCAGCTCCTCGCGGGCTGCGTCGCGGACTCCCCGACCGGGCTGCGGGACCGGGCGCTGCTGGAGCTGCTCTACTCGACCGGTGCCCGGATCTCCGAGATCGTCGGCGCCGACCTCGACGACCTCGACCAGGGCGCGCGCACGGTCCTGCTGCACGGCAAGGGGAGCAAGCAGCGGATCGTGCCGGTCGGGCGGCCCGCGCTGGCCGCCGTCGACGCCTACCTGGTGCGCGCCCGCCCGGCCCTGGCCGCCCGCGGGGCCGGGAACCCGGCGCTGCTGCTCAACGCCCGCGGTGCCCGGATGTCCCGGCAGAGCGCGTGGCACGTGCTGCGGTCGGCGGCCGAGGCGTCCGGCCTGCCCCCGTCGACGGTCGCGTCGATCTCCCCGCACACCCTGCGACACTGCTTCGCGACCCACCTGCTCTCCGGCGGCGCGGACGTCCGCGTGGTGCAGGAGCTCCTCGGGCACGCCTCGGTCGCGACCACCCAGATCTACACCCACGTGACCGTCGACACGCTGCGCGAGGTCTACGCGACCGCCCACCCCCGTGCCCGCGGGTGA
- a CDS encoding LLM class F420-dependent oxidoreductase, with the protein MRFGLFVPQGWRLDLVGIDPVAQWDVMRGLADHADRGDAWESIWVYDHFHTVPEPTDEACHEAWSLMAAFAATTERVRLGQMCTCAAYRNPAYLAKVAATCDVISKGRVEMGIGGGWYEHEWRAYGYGFPRPGERLGMLGETVRILDQAWREGRASLDGKHYQVDDAIVAPRPLQDGGIPLWIAGGGEKVTLKIAARHARYTNFDGTLEGFRHKSAVLADHCREVGTDFDAIVRSANYNIAVGSTEAEVEDRLRALVDRITRIVGAEKAEGALSAFRGLPGVGTPEQVVENLSALRDAGMSYAVCYFPEAAYDRSGLEMFEREVVPALRD; encoded by the coding sequence ATGCGTTTCGGACTGTTCGTTCCCCAGGGCTGGCGGCTCGACCTCGTCGGCATCGACCCCGTCGCCCAGTGGGACGTCATGCGCGGCCTCGCCGACCACGCCGACCGCGGGGACGCCTGGGAGTCGATCTGGGTCTACGACCACTTCCACACCGTCCCCGAGCCCACCGACGAGGCCTGCCACGAGGCGTGGAGCCTGATGGCCGCGTTCGCGGCGACGACCGAACGCGTGCGGCTCGGCCAGATGTGCACCTGCGCGGCCTACCGCAACCCCGCCTACCTGGCGAAGGTGGCGGCGACCTGCGACGTCATCTCGAAGGGCCGGGTCGAGATGGGCATCGGCGGCGGCTGGTACGAGCACGAGTGGCGGGCCTACGGCTACGGCTTCCCGCGGCCCGGCGAGCGGCTCGGGATGCTCGGCGAGACGGTCCGGATCCTCGACCAGGCCTGGCGGGAGGGCCGGGCGAGCCTGGACGGCAAGCACTACCAGGTCGACGACGCGATCGTCGCGCCCCGGCCGCTGCAGGACGGCGGCATCCCGCTGTGGATCGCCGGTGGCGGGGAGAAGGTCACGCTGAAGATCGCCGCGAGGCACGCGCGGTACACCAACTTCGACGGCACCCTCGAGGGCTTCCGGCACAAGTCCGCGGTGCTCGCCGACCACTGCCGCGAGGTCGGCACCGACTTCGACGCGATCGTCCGCTCGGCCAACTACAACATCGCCGTCGGCAGCACCGAGGCCGAGGTGGAGGACCGGCTGCGCGCGCTCGTCGACCGGATCACCCGGATCGTCGGCGCGGAGAAGGCCGAGGGCGCGCTGTCGGCGTTCCGCGGGCTCCCCGGTGTCGGCACACCGGAACAGGTCGTCGAGAACCTGTCCGCGCTCCGCGACGCCGGCATGAGCTACGCCGTCTGCTACTTCCCCGAAGCGGCCTACGACCGGTCGGGCCTCGAGATGTTCGAGCGCGAGGTCGTGCCGGCGCTGCGGGACTGA
- a CDS encoding NUDIX domain-containing protein encodes MIRPGEHDFPVRSATDIYSGRVMALRSDRVVMPGGRVATREILEHPGAVAVVAVDDRDRVRMLLQYRHAVRRRLWELPAGLLDVAGEDPAVTAGRELTEEAGLVARDWSLLLDVVPSPGFSDESVRIFLARDLVEEARPDLGDDEEADIELRWIPIDDAVAMVFAGEIVNAVSCAGLLAARQVLTGDYDPRPTGSEWVDRPVRFARRRDGDD; translated from the coding sequence GTGATCCGCCCCGGCGAGCACGACTTCCCGGTCCGGTCGGCCACCGACATCTACTCCGGCCGGGTCATGGCGCTGCGCTCGGACCGGGTCGTGATGCCCGGCGGCCGGGTGGCGACCCGGGAGATCCTCGAGCACCCGGGCGCGGTCGCCGTCGTCGCCGTCGACGACCGGGACCGGGTGCGGATGCTGCTCCAGTACCGGCACGCCGTGCGGCGACGGCTGTGGGAGCTGCCCGCAGGCCTGCTGGACGTGGCGGGGGAGGACCCCGCGGTCACCGCCGGCCGGGAGCTCACCGAGGAGGCCGGGCTGGTCGCGCGCGACTGGTCGCTGCTGCTCGACGTCGTCCCCTCGCCCGGGTTCTCCGACGAGTCCGTGCGGATCTTCCTGGCCCGCGACCTCGTCGAGGAGGCGCGCCCGGACCTGGGCGACGACGAGGAGGCCGACATCGAGCTGCGCTGGATCCCGATCGACGACGCGGTCGCGATGGTGTTCGCCGGGGAGATCGTCAACGCGGTGTCCTGCGCCGGGCTGCTCGCCGCACGCCAGGTGCTGACCGGCGACTACGACCCGCGGCCGACCGGCAGCGAGTGGGTGGACCGCCCGGTCCGGTTCGCCCGCCGCCGCGACGGCGACGACTGA
- the recN gene encoding DNA repair protein RecN, whose amino-acid sequence MLAEMRIQGLGVIDDATLELDPGLTVLTGETGAGKTMVVTGLTLLGGGRAESSRVSAGARRAVVEGRFAASPGALELADEVGAEADDDGSLIAARTVSADGRSRAHLGGRSVPNGVLGRFAEAQLAVHGQNDQLRLLRSSDQRALLDRFAGDAVAVPLAAYRAVRSEWLKVVAELAERRDNARRLAQEADMLRHGLAEIEAVDPQPGEDRELVEQARRMVEADDLRAAAEGARAALSGSDDGEHPGAVGLAGQAKGLAEGSGDPELAELGPRLTDAIAVLADAAAELSGYLNRLDADPERLSQVLARQAELKALTRKYAADTDGVLEWAASARERLDGLDTSDGALAELARRRDELAAELAGHAAEITAARTEAAGRLAEATTAELAGLAMKDARLQVGVAPRPAGDGGPVLVVDGRECHAGTGGVDEVEVRLVPHPGAAPQPLHKGASGGELSRVMLALEVALAGSDPVPTMVFDEVDAGVGGRAAVEIGRRLARLAQRHQVIVVTHLPQVAAYADRHLVVQKASDTGETRSSVRRLSEEERTQELARMLAGMDDTDTGRAHAEELLAAATAHRDADRAASAPADLARARSRRAGTSGARTRGAARRRKAG is encoded by the coding sequence ATGTTGGCCGAGATGCGGATCCAGGGACTCGGCGTGATCGACGACGCGACCCTGGAGCTGGACCCGGGCCTGACCGTGCTCACCGGCGAGACCGGGGCGGGGAAGACCATGGTCGTGACCGGGTTGACCCTGCTCGGGGGCGGCCGGGCCGAGTCGTCCCGGGTGTCCGCCGGGGCCCGGCGGGCCGTGGTCGAGGGGCGGTTCGCGGCGTCGCCGGGCGCGCTGGAGCTGGCCGACGAGGTGGGCGCGGAGGCGGACGACGACGGCTCGCTGATCGCCGCGCGCACCGTCTCTGCGGACGGCCGGTCCCGGGCGCACCTGGGCGGCCGCTCGGTGCCGAACGGCGTGCTCGGCCGGTTCGCCGAGGCCCAGCTCGCCGTGCACGGGCAGAACGACCAGCTCCGGCTGCTGCGCAGCTCCGACCAGCGGGCCCTGCTGGACCGGTTCGCGGGTGACGCGGTGGCGGTCCCGCTCGCCGCGTACCGGGCGGTGCGCAGCGAGTGGCTGAAGGTCGTCGCCGAGCTCGCCGAGCGCCGGGACAACGCGCGCCGGCTCGCCCAGGAGGCCGACATGCTGCGGCACGGCCTCGCCGAGATCGAGGCCGTCGACCCGCAACCGGGGGAGGACCGCGAGCTCGTGGAGCAGGCCCGTCGCATGGTCGAGGCGGACGACCTGCGCGCCGCCGCGGAGGGCGCCCGGGCGGCCCTGTCCGGTTCGGACGACGGCGAGCATCCCGGCGCGGTCGGGCTCGCCGGGCAGGCGAAGGGGCTCGCCGAGGGCAGCGGCGATCCGGAGCTGGCCGAGCTGGGGCCGCGGCTCACCGACGCGATCGCCGTCCTGGCCGACGCGGCCGCCGAGCTGTCCGGCTACCTGAACCGGCTCGACGCGGACCCGGAGCGGCTGTCCCAGGTCCTCGCCCGGCAGGCGGAGCTGAAGGCGCTCACCCGCAAGTACGCCGCCGACACCGATGGTGTCCTGGAGTGGGCGGCGTCCGCCCGCGAGCGCCTGGACGGGCTCGACACCTCGGACGGCGCCCTCGCCGAGCTGGCCCGCCGCCGCGACGAGCTGGCCGCCGAGCTCGCCGGACACGCCGCGGAGATCACCGCTGCGCGTACCGAGGCGGCCGGGCGGCTCGCCGAGGCGACCACCGCCGAGCTGGCCGGGCTGGCGATGAAGGACGCGCGGCTGCAGGTCGGCGTCGCGCCGCGGCCGGCCGGCGACGGCGGACCGGTGCTGGTCGTCGACGGCCGCGAGTGCCACGCCGGCACCGGTGGCGTCGACGAGGTGGAGGTCCGGCTCGTCCCGCACCCCGGCGCGGCCCCACAGCCGCTGCACAAGGGTGCCTCCGGCGGCGAGCTGTCCCGGGTGATGCTCGCGCTGGAGGTCGCGCTCGCCGGCTCCGACCCGGTCCCGACGATGGTGTTCGACGAGGTCGACGCGGGTGTCGGCGGCCGGGCCGCGGTCGAGATCGGGCGCAGGCTCGCCCGGCTGGCACAGCGGCACCAGGTGATCGTCGTGACGCACCTGCCGCAGGTCGCCGCGTACGCCGACCGGCACCTCGTCGTGCAGAAGGCGTCCGACACCGGGGAGACCCGTTCCAGCGTGCGTCGGCTGTCCGAGGAGGAACGCACCCAGGAGCTGGCCCGGATGCTCGCGGGGATGGACGACACCGACACCGGCCGGGCGCACGCCGAGGAGCTGCTCGCCGCGGCGACCGCACACCGCGACGCGGACCGGGCGGCGTCCGCACCGGCGGACCTGGCGCGGGCCCGCTCCCGGCGGGCCGGGACCTCCGGCGCCCGCACCCGAGGCGCGGCACGGCGCCGGAAGGCCGGCTGA
- a CDS encoding copper transporter, whose translation MISRRYHRVALVTVFVLALVAGVVVGAVGLPQRIASTVAARTDTGEVAQLRAERDTLAAQQRATDDFTTRIAPGLVRDTLAGVPVTVVALGAEPADTRAVTDLVTAAGGTVASHVALSPAVTDPARADQLRDLSARLLPSGAQLPTSSDAGTLAGGLLGAALLAPADAPAPDPQQAGAVLAGLAGAGFADQPAGEPAAGRLAVVVTGGAYDGVDAAGSAATAAALAAELDRRGAGAVLAGRDASPAAPVGAARAHPGPLSTVDGVGTGAGRLATVLALAERHAGRTGQYGTGAGSTAPVPSV comes from the coding sequence GTGATCTCGCGGCGCTACCACCGGGTCGCCCTGGTCACCGTGTTCGTGCTGGCCCTGGTGGCCGGCGTCGTCGTCGGGGCCGTGGGGCTGCCGCAGCGGATCGCGAGCACGGTCGCGGCCCGCACGGACACCGGCGAGGTCGCGCAGCTCCGCGCCGAACGCGACACGCTCGCCGCCCAGCAGCGCGCGACCGATGACTTCACCACCCGGATCGCGCCGGGCCTGGTCCGGGACACCCTCGCCGGGGTGCCGGTCACGGTCGTCGCGCTCGGGGCCGAGCCGGCCGACACCCGCGCGGTCACCGACCTCGTCACCGCGGCAGGCGGGACGGTCGCGTCGCACGTCGCGCTGTCCCCGGCCGTCACCGACCCGGCGCGCGCCGACCAGCTCCGGGACCTGTCCGCCCGGCTGCTGCCGTCCGGCGCGCAGCTGCCCACCTCCTCCGACGCCGGCACCCTCGCGGGGGGTCTGCTCGGCGCGGCCCTGCTCGCCCCCGCGGACGCGCCCGCGCCCGACCCGCAGCAGGCCGGTGCGGTGCTCGCGGGCCTCGCCGGGGCCGGCTTCGCCGACCAGCCCGCGGGGGAGCCTGCAGCGGGGCGGCTGGCCGTCGTCGTCACCGGGGGCGCCTACGACGGGGTGGACGCCGCCGGCTCGGCCGCCACCGCCGCCGCGCTCGCCGCCGAGCTCGACCGCCGCGGGGCCGGTGCGGTGCTCGCCGGGCGGGACGCGTCCCCGGCAGCCCCGGTCGGCGCGGCCCGTGCGCACCCCGGCCCGCTGTCCACCGTCGACGGGGTCGGCACGGGGGCCGGGCGGCTCGCGACCGTCCTCGCGCTCGCCGAACGTCACGCCGGGCGGACCGGGCAGTACGGCACCGGTGCGGGCTCGACGGCCCCCGTTCCGTCCGTCTGA
- the steA gene encoding putative cytokinetic ring protein SteA, producing MKLSGLLHRSRPELPGLTGPARADRRTEALLRRLRPGDIAVLDQVDLDRATADALVAARVAAVVNAAPSISGRFPNLGPQVLVEAGIPLVDDCGEEILRAVKDGAKVRLHDGVLYSGEQPLGQGREQTEASVADALDEAKQGLTHQLEAFAANTIEFMRRERSLLLDGHGVPEVDVDLDGRQVLVVAAGYDHTAVLKRLKAYIKEYRPVLVGVGAGADALIAAKYKPDLIVSDPSEVSNQALTSGADVVVPAFPDGHAPGLHRVQDLGASAVTFPSMANPEDLALLLAHHHGAGMIVTVGLSASMAEFLDRGRSGSNASTFLTRLQAGGSVVDGAMIAQMYRSRTSLVPLLLLLIAVALVAVVVAVLVAGAGPAVLEWARGLLEIVRSWFPA from the coding sequence ATGAAGCTGTCCGGCCTGCTGCACCGATCGCGACCGGAGCTGCCGGGTCTGACCGGCCCGGCTCGCGCCGACCGCCGAACCGAGGCGCTGCTGCGCCGGCTCCGGCCGGGTGACATCGCCGTCCTCGACCAGGTCGATCTCGACCGCGCCACCGCCGACGCGCTGGTGGCCGCGCGGGTCGCCGCCGTCGTGAACGCGGCGCCGTCGATCTCCGGCCGGTTCCCCAACCTCGGCCCGCAGGTGCTGGTGGAGGCCGGGATCCCGCTCGTCGACGACTGCGGCGAGGAGATCCTGCGCGCGGTCAAGGACGGCGCGAAGGTCCGGCTGCACGACGGCGTCCTCTACTCCGGGGAGCAGCCGCTCGGCCAGGGCCGCGAGCAGACCGAGGCCTCGGTCGCCGACGCGCTCGACGAGGCCAAGCAGGGTCTCACCCACCAGCTCGAGGCGTTCGCCGCCAACACCATCGAGTTCATGCGCCGGGAGCGGTCGCTGCTGCTCGACGGGCACGGCGTCCCCGAGGTCGACGTCGACCTCGACGGCCGCCAGGTGCTCGTCGTCGCCGCGGGGTACGACCACACCGCGGTGCTGAAGCGACTCAAGGCCTACATCAAGGAGTACCGGCCGGTGCTCGTCGGCGTCGGGGCCGGCGCCGACGCCCTGATCGCCGCGAAGTACAAGCCGGACCTCATCGTCTCCGACCCGTCCGAGGTGTCGAACCAGGCGCTGACCAGCGGCGCCGACGTCGTCGTCCCGGCCTTCCCGGACGGGCACGCCCCCGGCCTGCACCGCGTCCAGGACCTCGGCGCCAGCGCGGTGACGTTCCCGTCGATGGCGAACCCGGAGGACCTCGCGCTGCTGCTCGCCCACCACCACGGCGCCGGCATGATCGTCACCGTGGGGCTGTCGGCGTCGATGGCGGAGTTCCTCGACCGCGGTCGCTCGGGCAGCAACGCCTCCACGTTCCTGACCCGGCTGCAGGCCGGGGGATCGGTCGTCGACGGCGCGATGATCGCGCAGATGTACCGCAGCCGGACCTCGCTCGTGCCGCTGTTGCTGCTGCTGATCGCGGTGGCCCTGGTGGCCGTCGTCGTCGCGGTGCTCGTCGCCGGCGCCGGGCCCGCGGTGCTCGAGTGGGCCCGCGGCCTCCTCGAGATCGTCCGGTCCTGGTTCCCGGCGTGA
- a CDS encoding CTP synthase, translating to MQTRATRHLFVTGGVASSLGKGLTASSLGQLLTARGLRVTMQKLDPYLNVDPGTMNPFQHGEVFVTEDGAETDLDIGHYERFLDRDLQGRANVTTGQVYSEVIAKERRGEYLGDTVQVIPHITNEIKDRVLAMAEPDAEGIAPDVVITEVGGTIGDIESLPFVEAARQVRHEVGRDNCFFLHVSLVPYLAPSGELKTKPTQHSVAALRNIGIQPDALVLRADREIPDAMKRKISLMCDIELDGVAAAPDAPSIYDIPKVLHREGLDAYVVRRLGLPFRDVDWTVWGDLLDRVHHPQETATIALVGKYVDLPDAYLSVTEALRAGGFAHHSKVAIRWVPSDTCETPAGAAEALDGVDGVLVPGGFGIRGIGGKLGAITHARTRGIPTLGLCLGLQCMVIEAARELAGLDGASSSEFDPDTEHPVISTMATQREVVAGERDMGGTMRLGAYPAVLPPGSVAAKAYGAREVSERHRHRYEVNNAYRQQLSEAGLVFGTSPDGTLVEFVELPASQHPFFVGTQAHPELKSRPTRPHPLFAAFVKAALRYRAEDRLPVQLPGRNGDSDDGEPAGGGEAAGPNGSVPVESTPGS from the coding sequence GTGCAGACTCGCGCCACCCGTCATCTGTTCGTCACCGGCGGGGTCGCGTCCTCGCTGGGTAAGGGCCTCACCGCGTCCAGCCTGGGGCAGCTGCTCACCGCGCGCGGGCTCCGCGTGACGATGCAGAAGCTCGACCCCTACCTCAACGTCGACCCCGGGACGATGAACCCGTTCCAGCACGGCGAGGTGTTCGTCACCGAGGACGGCGCGGAGACCGACCTCGACATCGGGCACTACGAGCGGTTCCTGGACCGCGATCTGCAGGGCCGGGCCAACGTCACCACCGGCCAGGTGTACTCCGAGGTCATCGCCAAGGAGCGCCGCGGCGAGTACCTGGGCGACACCGTGCAGGTCATCCCGCACATCACGAACGAGATCAAGGACCGGGTCCTCGCGATGGCCGAGCCCGACGCCGAGGGCATCGCCCCCGACGTCGTGATCACCGAGGTCGGCGGCACGATCGGCGACATCGAGTCGCTGCCGTTCGTCGAGGCCGCCCGCCAGGTCCGGCACGAGGTCGGCCGGGACAACTGCTTCTTCCTGCACGTCTCCCTGGTGCCCTACCTGGCGCCGTCGGGGGAGCTGAAGACCAAGCCGACCCAGCACTCGGTCGCCGCGCTGCGCAACATCGGCATCCAGCCCGACGCGCTGGTGCTGCGCGCGGACCGGGAGATCCCGGACGCGATGAAGCGCAAGATCTCGCTGATGTGCGACATCGAGCTCGACGGGGTCGCCGCCGCGCCGGACGCGCCGTCGATCTACGACATCCCCAAGGTGCTGCACCGCGAGGGCCTCGACGCCTACGTCGTCCGCCGGCTCGGTCTGCCGTTCCGCGACGTCGACTGGACCGTCTGGGGGGACCTGCTCGACCGCGTGCACCACCCGCAGGAGACCGCGACGATCGCGCTCGTCGGCAAGTACGTCGACCTCCCGGACGCCTACCTGTCGGTGACCGAGGCCCTGCGGGCCGGCGGGTTCGCCCACCACTCCAAGGTCGCGATCCGCTGGGTGCCCTCGGACACCTGCGAGACCCCGGCCGGCGCGGCGGAGGCGCTCGACGGCGTCGACGGCGTCCTCGTGCCGGGCGGGTTCGGCATCCGCGGCATCGGCGGCAAGCTCGGCGCGATCACCCACGCCCGCACCCGCGGGATCCCGACCCTCGGGCTGTGCCTGGGCCTGCAGTGCATGGTCATCGAGGCGGCGCGCGAGCTCGCCGGGCTGGACGGGGCGAGCTCGTCGGAGTTCGACCCGGACACCGAGCACCCGGTGATCTCGACGATGGCGACCCAGCGCGAGGTCGTCGCCGGGGAACGCGACATGGGCGGGACGATGCGGCTCGGCGCCTACCCGGCCGTGCTGCCGCCCGGTTCGGTCGCGGCGAAGGCCTACGGGGCCCGGGAGGTCTCCGAGCGCCACCGGCACCGCTACGAGGTCAACAACGCCTACCGGCAGCAGCTGTCCGAGGCCGGGCTGGTCTTCGGCACGTCCCCGGACGGGACGCTCGTGGAGTTCGTGGAGCTCCCGGCCTCGCAGCACCCGTTCTTCGTCGGGACCCAGGCCCACCCGGAGCTGAAGAGCCGCCCGACCCGGCCGCACCCGCTGTTCGCGGCGTTCGTGAAGGCGGCGCTGCGCTATCGGGCCGAGGACCGGCTGCCGGTCCAGCTGCCCGGCCGCAACGGCGACTCCGACGACGGCGAGCCGGCCGGTGGCGGCGAGGCGGCCGGTCCGAACGGCTCCGTCCCGGTGGAGAGCACGCCGGGCAGCTGA